A single region of the Malaclemys terrapin pileata isolate rMalTer1 chromosome 2, rMalTer1.hap1, whole genome shotgun sequence genome encodes:
- the DIPK1C gene encoding divergent protein kinase domain 1C isoform X4 gives MRGVFGFKRLRLKIWRRCTLLFFLCWAACWLLGSTFLFLVHRSVFSERCTDEKSHGILARLCLDYSKGALTGDLCEDLCVAQKLVYKQCLYYDRGKKVIQADWKGQPVILKSKKEIFSSYQRLRLLDEVETQDVPETELLLMVALEVKNVLGLELSNNTMGPLWTRRRDLHWKAQVASMWSLLQQEEYIYFSLLQDFSKHVLRVIGSCGHFYAVEYLTAGHAWHKTIFPLEDAVGPSFTGTKHKVKAITDIALSFLDMVNHFDNDFSHRLHLCDIKPENFAIRNDLTVVAIDVDMAFFEPKMRDILEQNCTEDEDCNFFDCFSKCDLRIRKCGAERANNNLQV, from the exons ATGAGGGGCGTCTTCGGCTTCAAGCGGCTGAGGCTGAAGATCTGGAGGAGATGCACGCTCCTGTTCTTCCTCTGCTGGGCTGCCTGCTGGCTGCTGGGCAGCACGTTCCTCTTCCTTGTCCACAGGAGCGTCTTCTCCGAGCGCTGCACGGACGAGAAAAGCCACGGGATCCTGGCGAGGCTG TGTCTTGACTACAGCAAAGGAGCCCTGACTGGCGACCTTTGTGAAGACTTGTGTGTGGCACAGAAGCTGGTGTACAAACAGTGCCTTTACTACGACAGAGGTAAGAAGGTCATCCAGGCGGACTGGAAAGGCCAGCCAGTCATCTTGAAATCCAAAAAGGAAATCTTCTCTAGCTACCAGCGCCTCAGATTGCTTGATGAAGTGGAAACACAGGATGTTCCTGAGACAGAGCTTCTGCTGATGGTAGCTTTGGAGGTCAAAAATGTCCTGGGTCTGGAATTATCTAACAACACCATGGGACCCTTATGGACTAGAAGGAGAGATCTGCATTGGAAAGCACAAGTGGCCAGCATGTGGTCCTTACTCCAGCAGGAAGAATATATCTACTTCAGTCTACTGCAGGACTTCAGCAAACATGTCCTACGGGTCATCGGCTCCTGTGGCCACTTCTATGCTGTGGAGTATCTCACAGCCGGACATGCCTGGCACAAAACTATTTTTCCTTTGGAGGATGCAGTTGGTCCCTCCTTCACTGGCACTAAACACAAGGTGAAGGCAATAACTGACATTGCACTCAGCTTCCTAGATATGGTGAATCATTTTGATAATGATTTCTCTCACCGGCTTCACCTGTGCGATATCAAACCAGAGAATTTTGCTATCAGAAATGATCTCACG GTAGTCGCCATTGATGTGGATATGGCCTTTTTTGAACCTAAAATGAGGGACATCCTTGAACAGAATTGCACAGAAGATGAAGACTGTAATTTTTTCGATTGCTTTTCGAAGTGTGACCTGAGAATCAGAAAATGCGGAGCAGAGAGGGCCAACAACAACCTGCAA GTGTAA
- the DIPK1C gene encoding divergent protein kinase domain 1C isoform X1, whose protein sequence is MRGVFGFKRLRLKIWRRCTLLFFLCWAACWLLGSTFLFLVHRSVFSERCTDEKSHGILARLCLDYSKGALTGDLCEDLCVAQKLVYKQCLYYDRGKKVIQADWKGQPVILKSKKEIFSSYQRLRLLDEVETQDVPETELLLMVALEVKNVLGLELSNNTMGPLWTRRRDLHWKAQVASMWSLLQQEEYIYFSLLQDFSKHVLRVIGSCGHFYAVEYLTAGHAWHKTIFPLEDAVGPSFTGTKHKVKAITDIALSFLDMVNHFDNDFSHRLHLCDIKPENFAIRNDLTVVAIDVDMAFFEPKMRDILEQNCTEDEDCNFFDCFSKCDLRIRKCGAERANNNLQVICDKIFRHWFSPNLRGHTISFPLQLQLQKAVHECAKPEPKDLTQHQQTSLHSLSELYHLLQASQRELQKADG, encoded by the exons ATGAGGGGCGTCTTCGGCTTCAAGCGGCTGAGGCTGAAGATCTGGAGGAGATGCACGCTCCTGTTCTTCCTCTGCTGGGCTGCCTGCTGGCTGCTGGGCAGCACGTTCCTCTTCCTTGTCCACAGGAGCGTCTTCTCCGAGCGCTGCACGGACGAGAAAAGCCACGGGATCCTGGCGAGGCTG TGTCTTGACTACAGCAAAGGAGCCCTGACTGGCGACCTTTGTGAAGACTTGTGTGTGGCACAGAAGCTGGTGTACAAACAGTGCCTTTACTACGACAGAGGTAAGAAGGTCATCCAGGCGGACTGGAAAGGCCAGCCAGTCATCTTGAAATCCAAAAAGGAAATCTTCTCTAGCTACCAGCGCCTCAGATTGCTTGATGAAGTGGAAACACAGGATGTTCCTGAGACAGAGCTTCTGCTGATGGTAGCTTTGGAGGTCAAAAATGTCCTGGGTCTGGAATTATCTAACAACACCATGGGACCCTTATGGACTAGAAGGAGAGATCTGCATTGGAAAGCACAAGTGGCCAGCATGTGGTCCTTACTCCAGCAGGAAGAATATATCTACTTCAGTCTACTGCAGGACTTCAGCAAACATGTCCTACGGGTCATCGGCTCCTGTGGCCACTTCTATGCTGTGGAGTATCTCACAGCCGGACATGCCTGGCACAAAACTATTTTTCCTTTGGAGGATGCAGTTGGTCCCTCCTTCACTGGCACTAAACACAAGGTGAAGGCAATAACTGACATTGCACTCAGCTTCCTAGATATGGTGAATCATTTTGATAATGATTTCTCTCACCGGCTTCACCTGTGCGATATCAAACCAGAGAATTTTGCTATCAGAAATGATCTCACG GTAGTCGCCATTGATGTGGATATGGCCTTTTTTGAACCTAAAATGAGGGACATCCTTGAACAGAATTGCACAGAAGATGAAGACTGTAATTTTTTCGATTGCTTTTCGAAGTGTGACCTGAGAATCAGAAAATGCGGAGCAGAGAGGGCCAACAACAACCTGCAA GTCATCTGTGACAAAATATTCCGTCACTGGTTTTCTCCAAATCTCAGGGGACACACAATTTCCTTCCCTCTGCAGTTGCAGTTGCAAAAGGCTGTTCATGAATGTGCCAAACCAGAGCCCAAGGACTTGACACAACACCAGCAAACATCTCTGCATTCTCTGTCTGAGTTATACCATTTGCTGCAAGCCAGTCAAAGAGAGCTTCAAAAAGCAGATGGTTAG
- the DIPK1C gene encoding divergent protein kinase domain 1C isoform X2: protein MRGVFGFKRLRLKIWRRCTLLFFLCWAACWLLGSTFLFLVHRSVFSERCTDEKSHGILARLCLDYSKGALTGDLCEDLCVAQKLVYKQCLYYDRGKKVIQADWKGQPVILKSKKEIFSSYQRLRLLDEVETQDVPETELLLMVALEVKNVLGLELSNNTMGPLWTRRRDLHWKAQVASMWSLLQQEEYIYFSLLQDFSKHVLRVIGSCGHFYAVEYLTAGHAWHKTIFPLEDAVGPSFTGTKHKVKAITDIALSFLDMVNHFDNDFSHRLHLCDIKPENFAIRNDLTVVAIDVDMAFFEPKMRDILEQNCTEDEDCNFFDCFSKCDLRIRKCGAERANNNLQGISHLLTAWGRKKKNLS from the exons ATGAGGGGCGTCTTCGGCTTCAAGCGGCTGAGGCTGAAGATCTGGAGGAGATGCACGCTCCTGTTCTTCCTCTGCTGGGCTGCCTGCTGGCTGCTGGGCAGCACGTTCCTCTTCCTTGTCCACAGGAGCGTCTTCTCCGAGCGCTGCACGGACGAGAAAAGCCACGGGATCCTGGCGAGGCTG TGTCTTGACTACAGCAAAGGAGCCCTGACTGGCGACCTTTGTGAAGACTTGTGTGTGGCACAGAAGCTGGTGTACAAACAGTGCCTTTACTACGACAGAGGTAAGAAGGTCATCCAGGCGGACTGGAAAGGCCAGCCAGTCATCTTGAAATCCAAAAAGGAAATCTTCTCTAGCTACCAGCGCCTCAGATTGCTTGATGAAGTGGAAACACAGGATGTTCCTGAGACAGAGCTTCTGCTGATGGTAGCTTTGGAGGTCAAAAATGTCCTGGGTCTGGAATTATCTAACAACACCATGGGACCCTTATGGACTAGAAGGAGAGATCTGCATTGGAAAGCACAAGTGGCCAGCATGTGGTCCTTACTCCAGCAGGAAGAATATATCTACTTCAGTCTACTGCAGGACTTCAGCAAACATGTCCTACGGGTCATCGGCTCCTGTGGCCACTTCTATGCTGTGGAGTATCTCACAGCCGGACATGCCTGGCACAAAACTATTTTTCCTTTGGAGGATGCAGTTGGTCCCTCCTTCACTGGCACTAAACACAAGGTGAAGGCAATAACTGACATTGCACTCAGCTTCCTAGATATGGTGAATCATTTTGATAATGATTTCTCTCACCGGCTTCACCTGTGCGATATCAAACCAGAGAATTTTGCTATCAGAAATGATCTCACG GTAGTCGCCATTGATGTGGATATGGCCTTTTTTGAACCTAAAATGAGGGACATCCTTGAACAGAATTGCACAGAAGATGAAGACTGTAATTTTTTCGATTGCTTTTCGAAGTGTGACCTGAGAATCAGAAAATGCGGAGCAGAGAGGGCCAACAACAACCTGCAA
- the DIPK1C gene encoding divergent protein kinase domain 1C isoform X3: MRGVFGFKRLRLKIWRRCTLLFFLCWAACWLLGSTFLFLVHRSVFSERCTDEKSHGILARLCLDYSKGALTGDLCEDLCVAQKLVYKQCLYYDRGKKVIQADWKGQPVILKSKKEIFSSYQRLRLLDEVETQDVPETELLLMVALEVKNVLGLELSNNTMGPLWTRRRDLHWKAQVASMWSLLQQEEYIYFSLLQDFSKHVLRVIGSCGHFYAVEYLTAGHAWHKTIFPLEDAVGPSFTGTKHKVKAITDIALSFLDMVNHFDNDFSHRLHLCDIKPENFAIRNDLTVVAIDVDMAFFEPKMRDILEQNCTEDEDCNFFDCFSKCDLRIRKCGAERANNNLQNGTF, translated from the exons ATGAGGGGCGTCTTCGGCTTCAAGCGGCTGAGGCTGAAGATCTGGAGGAGATGCACGCTCCTGTTCTTCCTCTGCTGGGCTGCCTGCTGGCTGCTGGGCAGCACGTTCCTCTTCCTTGTCCACAGGAGCGTCTTCTCCGAGCGCTGCACGGACGAGAAAAGCCACGGGATCCTGGCGAGGCTG TGTCTTGACTACAGCAAAGGAGCCCTGACTGGCGACCTTTGTGAAGACTTGTGTGTGGCACAGAAGCTGGTGTACAAACAGTGCCTTTACTACGACAGAGGTAAGAAGGTCATCCAGGCGGACTGGAAAGGCCAGCCAGTCATCTTGAAATCCAAAAAGGAAATCTTCTCTAGCTACCAGCGCCTCAGATTGCTTGATGAAGTGGAAACACAGGATGTTCCTGAGACAGAGCTTCTGCTGATGGTAGCTTTGGAGGTCAAAAATGTCCTGGGTCTGGAATTATCTAACAACACCATGGGACCCTTATGGACTAGAAGGAGAGATCTGCATTGGAAAGCACAAGTGGCCAGCATGTGGTCCTTACTCCAGCAGGAAGAATATATCTACTTCAGTCTACTGCAGGACTTCAGCAAACATGTCCTACGGGTCATCGGCTCCTGTGGCCACTTCTATGCTGTGGAGTATCTCACAGCCGGACATGCCTGGCACAAAACTATTTTTCCTTTGGAGGATGCAGTTGGTCCCTCCTTCACTGGCACTAAACACAAGGTGAAGGCAATAACTGACATTGCACTCAGCTTCCTAGATATGGTGAATCATTTTGATAATGATTTCTCTCACCGGCTTCACCTGTGCGATATCAAACCAGAGAATTTTGCTATCAGAAATGATCTCACG GTAGTCGCCATTGATGTGGATATGGCCTTTTTTGAACCTAAAATGAGGGACATCCTTGAACAGAATTGCACAGAAGATGAAGACTGTAATTTTTTCGATTGCTTTTCGAAGTGTGACCTGAGAATCAGAAAATGCGGAGCAGAGAGGGCCAACAACAACCTGCAA